The genome window ACGCGTTCCACGACGACGTTCTCGACCCGTCAACTATCCCGCGCGCTGCGGCGCTCGCGGCACGTGAGCACGGTGATGCGCGGAAGGCCATCGACATCCTCAGATACGCGGGCGAGATCGCACAGGGGAACGACGAGCCCACCGTCCGCGAGGAGTTCGTCACGCAGGCGCGCGAGCGGGCCGAGACCGACCGGTTCCGAGAGCTCATCCGCGGGTCCACACCCCACTCGCGGTACGTGCTCCAGGCGCTCGCGCTGCTATCGCTCTCGAACGGTCGACAGGACGGGTTCCGGACGAGCCGCGTGTACGAGATCTACGAGAACATCTGTCGACAGGAGGGCTCCGACAGCCTCTCGCTGCGACGCGTCCGCGACCTGCTGAAGGAACACGCGTTCCTCGACATCATCGAACAGTCGAAACACAGCGGCGGCAGCGCCGAGGGAAGCTACACCAAACACCAGCTCCTCGAGGATCCGAGCGTCGTCAAAGAGGTCCTCACCGAAGACGACGCCGAAACGTAGCCGAACCGTACTCGCCCGCTCGACACTGACTGACGGCCGCTCGACACCGATTACCGCCTCATACCGAGGCGGTGGTAACCGAACAGACCGATCGATTCACCCTCAGCCGAGCAGGCCGAGCCCTTCGATGCGCTCGACGATCTCCTCGACCGCTTCCTCGGCGTCGTCGGTCCGCTTGCCGCCGGTGATAACGATCTTTCCGCTCCCGAAGAGCAGGATGACGACTTCGGGTTCGTCCATCCGGTAGACGAGCCCGGGGAACTGCTCCGGCTCGTACTCCACGTCCTCGAGGCCGAGCCCGATCGCGAGGGCGTTGAGGTTGAGGTTGTGCCCGAGGTCCGCGCTCGACACGATGTTCTGAACGGTGATCTCCGGGTCGTCTTCGACGGGGATCTGGAGGCCGCGAAGCTTCTCGAAGATGATACCGAGCGCGTCGTGGACGTCGTCGATGCTCTTCGCGCCCGTACAGACGATCTTCCCCGAGCGGAAGATGAGCGCGGCCGCTTTCGGCTCCTGGGTCCGGTACACGAGGCCGGGGAAGTTGTCCGGGTTGAAATCCGCGCCCGGGAGGTCTTCCGCGAGCGCCTCCAAATCGAGCTCCTGGCCGATACCCGTCGATGCAACAACGTTCTGAATCTCGATCGAGTCTGCAGGGTTCGTCATCGTTCGCTTTTATATGTGTCCCCCTCCCTTATAAACGCCCGTGGTATAAACGACCGGCTCGTCCCGAAACGAAATATTACCTGTCCCCGCGTACGCGCGAGCTCCCGACGTAGTGCGAGAACACTATGAAATTATTCTGATAGATTGTCCGATCGCGAGTTTCACTCCAACCGCTCGATGACGCCGTCTCTCTCCGAGTACGGCCAGTCGTTGACGGATCAACTCGTTGTAAACTGCTCCGTGAAACCGCATGACGTGGCGTAGTTAGTTCGACGGGGTTAAGTACAACCCGGGCATTCGATGAGATGCGAGGCGCCCCCGCCGAGGGGGCACCGACCGGCCGTTGACGCGGCCGGTCGAAGCGTTCCGACGTGCTTAAGTGTACAAGCCCGTTCGGTCAATACGCGAAGAACGCACCGCGGACTCGGGCCGTTCAACTCGGCCCGGTTTCGCAGAGTCGGCTCGTCCGACTCATCCGATGAGGATCACGCCCCCTGCGCTCCGGCGTAAGCGGTGATCTGATGTGAGCCGTGGTCGTTCGGTGTCATCCAAGCCGTTGGGTGGCCCGGACACCACACAGACCAATGCAATGGTGTGTCAACCCTCGTCTTCGACGAGATTGACACCCGCCAACACCCCCTTCAGGCCGGGAATCAGGCCTGAAGGAATTACATTCCGGTTGATCCTGCCGGAGGCCATTGCTATTGGGATCCGATTTAGCCATGCTAGTCGCACGAGTTCAGACTCGTGGCGAATAGCTCAGTAACACGTGGCCAAACTACCCTTCGGAACACGATACCCTCGGGAAACTGAGGCTAATAGTGTATCTCATACCACCACTGGAATGAGTGGTATGTCAAACGCTCCGGCGCCGAAGGATGTGGCTGCGGCCGATTAGGTAGACGGTGGGGTAACGGCCCACCGTGCCAATAATCGGTACGGGTCATGAGAGTGAGAACCCGGAGACGGAATCTGAGACAAGATTCCGGGCCCTACGGGGCGCAGCAGGCGCGAAACCTTTACACTGCACGACAGTGCGATAGGGGGATCCCAAGTGCACAGGCATAGCGCCTGTGCTTTTCGGTACCGTAAGGTGGTACCAGAATAAGGGCTGGGCAAGACCGGTGCCAGCCGCCGCGGTAATACCGGCAGCCCAAGTGATGGCCGATCTTATTGGGCCTAAAGCGTCCGTAGCTGGCCGCGCAAGTCCATCGGGAAATCCACCTGCTCAACAGGTGGGCGCCCGGTAGAAACTGCGTGGCTTGGGACCGGAAGGCGCGACGGGTACGTCCGGGGTAGGAGTGAAATCCCGTAATCCTGGACGGACCGCCGATGGCGAAAGCACGTCGCGAGAACGGATCCGACAGTGAGGGACGAAAGCCAGGGTCTCGAACCGGATTAGATACCCGGGTAGTCCTGGCCGTAAACAATGTCTGCTAGGTGTGGCTCCCACTACGAGTGGGTGCTGTGCCGTAGGGAAGCCGCTAAGCAGACCGCCTGGGAAGTACGTCCGCAAGGATGAAACTTAAAGGAATTGGCGGGGGAGCACTACAACCGGAGGAGCCTGCGGTTTAATTGGACTCAACGCCGGACATCTCACCAGCATCGACTGTGGTAATGACGATCAGGTTGATGACCTTATCCGAGCCTCAGAGAGGAGGTGCATGGCCGCCGTCAGCTCGTACCGTGAGGCGTCCTGTTAAGTCAGGCAACGAGCGAGACCCGCACCCTTACTTGCCAGCAGTACCGCGAGGTAGCTGGGGACAGTAGGGGGACCGCCGTGGCTAACACGGAGGAAGGAACGGGCAACGGTAGGTCAGTATGCCCCGAATGTGCTGGGCAACACGCGGGCTACAATGGTCGAGACAAAGGGTTCCAACTCCGAAAGGAGACGGTAATCTCAGAAACTCGATCGTAGTTCGGATTGTGGGCTGCAACTCGCCCACATGAAGCTGGATTCGGTAGTAATCGCGTGTCACAAGCGCGCGGTGAATACGTCCCTGCTCCTTGCACACACCGCCCGTCAAAGCACCCGAGTGAGGTCCGGATGAGGCGTTCCACGAACGTCGAATCTGGGCTTCGCAAGGGGGCTTAAGTCGTAACAAGGTAGCCGTAGGGGAATCTGCGGCTGGATCACCTCCACCGACCCGAGACTCGCCCCCTGGGCGAGCTCACCTTACGACCGTCACACCGACGGTCACTGCTCATTCGCACTGGTCTGTGTCCCGTCCGCCCACCCACCGGCTTGGACACTTTAGAACGACCACGGCTCACACAACACACCAGACCTTCCCGAGAGGGAAGGTGGGCTCATAGCTCAGCGGTAGAGTGCCTCCCTTGCAAGGAGGATGCCCTGGGTTCGAATCCCAGTGAGTCCATGTCCGTTCGGTCCGAATCCGTCCCCTTATATGGGAGACGCGACTCGGATTGAACACGACGACCGATGCACCATCCCGGGAAACCGCGGATGGGAAGGGTTCGACGAACGCCCCGTCACACCCGGGGCGATTCAATGACAACCGTGTATACGTGCGATCCAGACGTCCACTGAACTCATCCGAGTTCGTGGAACGTCAGTGAACCATATACAGTCGGGTGACACTATGTCACTTGACACCGTCAGCACTCTCTTCTGGAGAGTTGGCTGACACACTACTGGCTACTGTGCCAGCTGGTGAATGGCTCGGCTCGAGAGCCGACGACGGACGTGCCAAGCTGCGAAAAGCTCGTGGGACCCGCATGGAGGGAAAGAACACGAGATCTCCCAATCGGAATCCGTTCAACAATTGCCACGCGCAATAGGGAACGCCCTGAATTGAAACATCTCAGTAAGGGCAGGAAAAGAACGCAACAGCGATGTCGTCAGTAACCGCGAGTAAACGCGACACAGCCCAAACCGAAGGTCTTCGGACCAATGTGGTGTTCGGGTTGACAACCAAATCTCGACAACTCATCTGAAGTCTCCTGGAACGGAGCGTGAAACAGGGTGACAACCCCGTAAGATGAGTCAGTACGGATGGCGTCAAATCCAGAGTAGCAGGGGTCGGATATCCTCTGTGAACATCTCAGGCATCCCCTGAGAAGGCTAAACACTCCTCGAGACCGATAGCGAACAAGTAGCGTGAGCGAACGCTGAAAAGCACCCCGAGAAGGGCGGTGCAATAGGGCCTGAAATCAGCTGGCGATCGAGCGACAGGGCGTACAAGGCGTCTCTCAAAACGACCGAGGAGCGATCCTCTAGTAGGAAGAGAGACGAGCCGGCGTCGTGTCGTGCGTTTTGAAAAACGACCCAGGGAGTGCACTTGATTGGCGAGTCTAACCCGTGAACCGGGGAAGGCGCAGGGAAACCGATACGGCCGCAGCACATTCGTGCGAGGGCCACCGTGTTCAAGCGCGGGGAGTCAATCGGGTGCGACCCGAAACCAGGCGATCTACGCGCGAGCAAGGTGAAGCGTGGCGAAAGCCACGTGGAGGCCTGTTAGAGTTGGTGTTCTACAATACCCTCTCGTGACTCGTGTGTAGGGGTGAAAGGCCCATCGAGCCTGGCAACAGCTGGTTCCAACCGAAACATGTCGAAGCATGACCTCTCCCGAGATAGCCCGCGGGGTAGAGCTACCGATTGGATGACCCGCCTCCGAGAGGAGTCGGCCATCCTGTCGAACTCCAAACCCGCAGGCGTCGCAGACGGAGGGAGTCCGGTGCGCGGGGTAAGCCTGTGTACCGTGAGGGGAACAACCCAGAGCCGGGTTAAGGTCCCAAAGTGTAGATTAAGTGCGATTCGAAGGTGGTCTCAAGCCCTAAACAGCCGGGAGGTGAGCTTAGAAGCAGCTACCCGCTAAGAAAAGCGTAACAGCTTACCGGCCGAGGTTTGAGGCGCCCAAAATGATCGGGGCTCAAATCTACCACCGAGACCTGGCCGTGCCCTTGACAGGGGCAACCGCGTAGGTTGGCGTACTGGTCGGACGGAAGCCCGGGCGAGAGCTCGTGTGGACCGTCCAGTAACGACAATCCTGGTCACAGTAGCAGCGATAGTCGGGTGAGAACCTCGACGGCCTGAAGAGCAAGGGTTCCTCGGCACTGCCGTTCAGCCGAGGGTTAGCCGGTCCTAAGGTGTACCACAACTTGACTACACCGACGGGAAGCTGGTTAATATTCCAGCGCCATCGTGCAGTAAACGCCGACGCCGTGTGGAACGCTGAGCCGGGCACTCGCCCGGTCGAATCGTGGAAACTCGTGGAAACCGTCACGGTACGAAGCGAGCGAAACGCGAAATAGCGAAAGTCAGCCGTACATAGGGCCCGTGAAAAGGCAAGCACGATGTCCGTACCGAGATCCGACACAGGTGCTCTGCCAGCGCAAGGCAAGGCCTGTCGGGAGAACCGACGTTAGGGAATTCGGCAAGTTAGTCCCGTACCTTCGGAAGAAGGGATGCCTGCTCTCGACGGAGCAGGTCGCAGTGACTCGGGCGCTCCGACTGTCTAGTAACAACACAGGTGACCGCAAATCCGCAAGGACTCGTACGGTCACTGAATCCTGCCCAGTGCGGGTATCTGAACACCTCGTACAAGAGGACGAAGGACCCGTCAACGGCGGGGGTAACTATGACCCTCTTAAGGTAGCGTAGTACCTTGCCGCTTCAGTAGCGGCTTGCATGAATGGATAAACGAGAGCGCCACTGTCCCAACGTTGGACCCGGTGAACTGTACGTTCCAGTGCGGAGTCTGGAGACCCCCAAGGGGAAGCGAAGACCCTATAGAGCTTTACTGCAGGCTGTCGCTGAGACGTGGTCGCCGATGTGCAGCATAGGTAGGAGACGCTACACAGGTACGTGCGCTAGCACGCCACCGAGTCAACATTGAAATACTACCCGTCGGTGACTGCGACTCTCACTCCGGGAGGAGTACACCGGTAGCCGGGCAGTTTGACTGGGGCGGTACGCGCTCGAAAAGATATCGAGCGCGCCCGAAGATCATCTCAGCCGGGTCGGGAATCCGGCGAAGAGCGCAAGAGCACAAGATGGTCTGACAGTGTTCTTCCCAACGAGGAACGCTGACGCGAAAGCGTGGTCTAGCGAACCTACGAGGTTCCGGAATGGGACCCGTAGATGACAGAAAAGCTACCTTAGGGATAACAGAGTCGTCACTCGCAAGAGCACATATCGACCGAGTGGCTTGCTACCTCGATGTCGGTTCCCTCCATCCTGCCCGTGCAGACGCGGGCAAGGGTGAGGTTGTTCGCCTATTAAAGGAGGTCGTGAGCTGGGTTTAGACCGTCGTGAGACAGGTCGGCTGCTATCTATTGGGGGTGTGAGGTACCTGACGTGAACGAACGTATAGTACGAGAGGAACTACGTTTGGTCGCCACTGGTGTATCGGTTGTCCGGAAGGGCAGATGCCGAGTAGCCACGCGACACGGGGTAAGAGCTGAACGCATCTAAGCTCGAAACCCACATGGAAAAGAGGTACCGTAGAGGTCACTCGTAGAAGACGAGTTCGATAGACTCGGGGTGTACGCACCGAGGCAACGAGGTGTTAAGCCCACGAGAACTAACAGACCGAGCCACATTCATTGGCGCTGACGCGCCACGACTCGCATGAGTTCAGGCGGTATCTGGATCGCACGATTTACACGGTTGGTATCGAACCAGACCGACACAGGGGTCTTGCTGTAGCGGATACAGCGAGTCTCGGTTCGACTCCGAGAGTCGGCATGAAGGCGGCCAGAGCGGTGGAGACACACCCGTACCCATTCCGAACACGGAAGTTAAGCCCACCAGCGTACCGTGAAGTACTGGAGTGAGCGATCCTCTGGGAACCACGGGTCGCCGCCTACCCACTCATACGGGATACTTCCCACCAAGCCCACGGACAACGCGTCCGTGGGCTTTTTTTCATACACGGAGAGCCGCCGCGCTCGCATTTCACCCGCTTTTCGCGACTATTGGTCGCCGATCTCGGTTGCGTGGTCCGAAGTCGTTGTAACCGAATTTGCTGAGTCGTGGACTCGGTACGCGTTGTTTCGCGGACGACTCACCGTGCTCGGCTGATCGTCTCGCGAGAAGGCGTATCAGTACTAATAGTCTCATCCGTAAGTTTATCACTTTTGTCGATGAACCCAACGTATCGTGGATGGATCGAACGGCGCGGCACGACTGTTCTGCGGCGGCCAGCCGTCGGTTCGTGACGGAGTGGCCTCGGAGCGTGTCGTGTCCGTGTTGTTCGGGACCGATGTCGAGGCGTGGCGGAGCGGATGGGAGCGAAGGCCGGCGGGCCCGCCGGCCCGCGAGGCGGTGGTGGACGTGAGCGACGTCGCTCGGAGCGGGGCCGCCGCTTCAACGCAGGTGGTGCCAAATAACGGGCTCGCGTACACCGTTCTCGGCCGCGACGCCGAGAGCGAGCGAGTTCTCGACGCCGTCGACGATCACCTCGACGGAGTCCCCTCGGGAATGGTCGACGTGGTAATCGACGACGTAGCGCCCGTCGCCGCTCGGGGCGGCGTCGACGCCGCCGTCGCGTTCGTGGACCGGGTCCTCGAACGGTTCGTGGACCGAGCGAACCGGGTGGCGATCGGGTGTTCCTTCGAGGGGTCCGCGGAGTTGCTGTCGCGCGTCGGCGGTCGCGTCGACGCCGTCCTCGGTGCCGACGCGGACGCGACGGCGGCGGTCGAACGGCTCTCCCGCGACGACCCCACGACCTTCGGATACGTCCGCCGTCACTGGGTCGAGGCCAAGCGCGGCATCGAGACGTGCGACCGGAACTACCCGCAGTCGAAACAGGTCCACGCCGCGCTGACCGACCCGGAGACGACGCCGCGGACGCTGGGGGCGACCCTGTCGGGACTGGTCACGCTCGGCGCGCTGGAGACGTGGGGAGACACCGTGGGGCCGACCCGATACGATCTCACCGCGTACCGGCCGGAGCGGGCGTGGGCGGTCGGCGCCGCGCTCGAAGCGGGCGCCTCCGAGGAGTGAAACGGCTGCGGCGCTGACTCAGGTCGTCAGTCGCTCGCATCGTTTCGTCCGTCGGGCGGCGCGACGCGGTTGAGGTCGGTCTCTACCACGGTGCCGTCGGGCTCGAGCGTCACGCTCCCGAGAGCGGCGGTCTCACCGGTGTCGTACCGCGCGGCGACGGCCTCCAGGGTCGGGCGGCGGTCGAGTCGCTCCCACACGGCCTCCGCGACCAGCGACTGGAACGCCTCGGGGTCGGTCCACCCGGCGTCGATGTCGGAGGGGACGCCGACGACGACTCGGAGCTCCGTCTCGGCGACGCGGATGCCGACGCCGAACGTGTCCGCACACATGAGCGGTGGTTCGCGCCGGGGTGTGAAATCACCGTCGGCGGAGACCGAGCGGGGAACCTCGCCGTACACACGGGTCGGTTCTCGAAACCCGTAAGCGCCCGTCGCTCGAACGACCACGAGAACCGATGAGTCCGAAGCCAGCGGTGTCGCCGAAGGCGGGGCTGGCGGCCGCGGTCGTCGCGGTGAGCGCGGGCGCGATCCTCGTCCGCCTGAGCGACGCGCCGAGCTCGGTCGCCGCGTTCTACCGGGTGCTGTTCACGACCCTGCCGCTGGCCGCGATAGCGGCGTGGCGGTACCGCGGAGAGTTCGCGCGGATCCGGTCTCGCGACCTCGCGTTCGCGGTGCTGTCCGGGGTCGCGCTCGCGGTCCACTTCGCGGCCTGGTTCGAGAGCCTCCGGTGGACGAGCGTCGCCGCGAGCGTGACCCTCGTTCAGGCGCAGCCGGTGTTCGTCTCGATCGGCGCGTGGCTGCTGTTGCGCGAGCGCGTCACGCGTCGGATGGCCGCGGGCATCGCGGTCGCCGTCGGCGGGATGGCATCGATGTCGCTCGGCGACTTCCTCGGCGGCGTGGCGGTCGGTCCCCGTCCGCTGTACGGCAACGCGCTGGCGCTCGCGGGCGCCGTCGCCGCCGCGGGCTACGTGCTGGCCGGTCGCTCGCTGCGGCAGCGCATCTCGCTGATACCCTACGTCACCGTCGTGTACGGCGTCTGCGTGGTCGTTCTGCTCGCGTTCGTCCTCGTCGCGGGACACCCACTCACGGGATATCCCGCCCGGGAGTGGCTCCTCTTCGCCGGGCTCGCGGTCGGGCCGGGGCTGCTCGGTCACACCGTCCTCAACTGGGCGCTCGCGCATCTCGAATCGAGCGTCGTCTCCGTCTCGCTGCTCGGCGAGCCGGTCGGTGCGACGCTGCTCGCGTTCGCCTTACTGTCGGAGACGCCGACGCCGGTGACGATCGCGGGCGGATGCGTCGTCCTCGCCGGTATCTACGTCACCGCGACGGCGGCTCGGACGTAGCGTTTTCAGCACCGATATTTTGGGGTGAACGTTGAAGCCACCCGAACGAGTGGACCGGGTATGGACCGGCGAACGGTCGTCGCGTTCGTGGGCGAGGACCCGAGCGCGAGCGAACGCGTGTCCCGCGCGGTCGACGCCGTCTGGGGCGGCCCGAGCGGACCGGAACTCCGCGCGTTCGTCCCGACGGATCTCGACGACGACCGCGGCGGCGAGGATCCGCTGAACGAGACGTGCGGCGTCGTCGTCACCGCCGCGGCCGCGACCGAGGATCGGGTGACGGAGCGGCTCGCGGCGCTCCCGTCGAACGTGCCGGTGATCGCGCTCGTCGAGGACGCGACGCCGACGGCGGTCAGAGCCCTGCTCGCGGCCGACGCAGACGACATAGTCGATGCCGGCGACTGGGGGTCCGATCCAGACGAGATCGACGCGACCCACCCGCTCGCCGAACGGCTCGCGAGCCGACTGGATCCCGACCGCGTCCGACTCGGCAGCGACGACGTCGCCCGTCTCTCCGAGGTGTTGCTCGACGCCGGAACGACGCTGATGAGTACCCGCACCGACGAGGTCGGGACGAAGATCGAGTGGACGATGGAGAACGTCGGCGAACACGCCGGGCTCGATCGGATCGTCTGTTACCGGGAGGACGGCGGGCAGTTCGTCCCCGCGTACGGCTGGTGTCCCGACGGGTCCGAGCCGGAACCGCGACCGTTCGAGGAGTTCCCGGACCCCGAACAGCTGTCGACGTTCGGCAACGTCGCGCGCGGATCCGTCCCTGCCGGGAACGCGGACGGCGAGGGCGGCGAGGTCCGGGTCGCGGAATCGCCGGCGACGGTTCACGTCCCGCTCGTCGTCGACTGGGAACTGAGCGGGATCGTCGCGTTCGAGTCCGACGACCCCCGCGCCTGGACGGACGACGAGGTCGACCTGTACCGCACCCTCGGCGACCTGATCGCGCACACGATCGCGCGCAACGACCGCCGAACGGCGCTCCGACGGCAGGCGGAACAGCTGGAACAGTTCAGCGCGGTCGTCTCACACGACCTGCGGAACCCCCTGAACGTGATTTCGGGCTACCTGTCGCTCTCCGAGGACGAACTCTCCCCGTCGCGGTACGACGCCATGAGCGGCGCGGTCGACCGCATGGAGACGCTGATCGACGACCTGCTCATGCTCGCGCGGCGAGGCGAGGCGATCGGCGAGACAGAGCCGGTCCCGATCGCGGCCGTCGCGGAGGAGGCGTGGGGGTCGGTCCGCGCGCCCGACGCGACGCTCACGATCGCCGACGAGGTCGGTCGCGTCGAGGCCGACCCGGGTCGGCTCCGGCAGGCGCTGGAGAACCTCTTCCGGAACGCGATCGACCACGGCGGCCCGGAGGTCTCGATAGAGGTCGGCCCGCTCACCGCGGACGGCGGCGTCGGCGGGATGTACGTCGCGGACGACGGGCCCGGGATCCCGGTCGAACTCGCTGACACGGTGTTCGACTCGGGCGTCTCGTCGGCCGACAGTTCGGGGATCGGACTGGCGATCGTCGACCGGATCGTCGACGCGCACGAGTGGGACATCGAGGCCCGAAACGACGACGGCGCCGTCTTCGAACTCACGTTCGGTGCGGACGCGACGCGGCTCGCGTCGCCGTAGCGGTCCGGCACCGCGCACGTCCCCGCCGAGCCGTCAGTTTTCGGCGAACCGCTCGACCGTCCGTCGGTGCCGGTCGCGGAACATCCCCTCGAACCCGACCTTCGCCATTGGCCCGACCGCGTCGCCGAGAGGACCGAGCGGCAGCCGATAGGCGACCGTGTCGACGAGGAGGGTCTCGTCGCCGTCGGCGTAGAACGCGTGGGTGTGCTCCCACCGTCGGAACGGACCGCCCTCCATCTCGTCGACGAACCGAGCGGAGCGCTCGGGCGGCGTCGCCCCGTCGGGGTCGCGCTCGACGATTCGCGAGGTCCACCGCTGACGCGGACCGGCCCCGAACGGCCGTATCGACATCGCGATCTCCGAACCGGCGACGAGGACCTCCGGGTCGGGCGACCCGTCCGGCCCTTCGACGCCATCCACGCGGAGCCGCATCCAGTCCGGAGTGAGCTCTCGCAGTCCGTCGACCGTGGAGTGAAACTCCCACACGTCTTCGATCGGGGCCGGCACCCGAGTCGTCCGCCTGTACGTCGGCATACATCGGATACGGGTCGCGCGGACAAAAACCCGTCCTCGGCGGCGGTTCGGGGACCGAAACCCGCATGCCTGCGCGCGCCCTGTCCGGAGACGATGGAACGCGGGGCGATCGACGTCGGCGACCTGGCTGGACCGTTCGACCTACAGGCGACCCTCGAGAGCGGACAGAGCTACCTCTGGAACCGCGCGGACGGCGAGACGTACGCCAAGCTCCACGCGCACGGCGACGACGCGTGGTACGAGACGGTCGTCGACCCGATCCCCGGCGTGACCGAGGAGCGCGTCGCGGTCCGGGTCCG of Halorubrum trapanicum contains these proteins:
- a CDS encoding TATA-box-binding protein codes for the protein MTNPADSIEIQNVVASTGIGQELDLEALAEDLPGADFNPDNFPGLVYRTQEPKAAALIFRSGKIVCTGAKSIDDVHDALGIIFEKLRGLQIPVEDDPEITVQNIVSSADLGHNLNLNALAIGLGLEDVEYEPEQFPGLVYRMDEPEVVILLFGSGKIVITGGKRTDDAEEAVEEIVERIEGLGLLG
- a CDS encoding DMT family transporter; the protein is MSPKPAVSPKAGLAAAVVAVSAGAILVRLSDAPSSVAAFYRVLFTTLPLAAIAAWRYRGEFARIRSRDLAFAVLSGVALAVHFAAWFESLRWTSVAASVTLVQAQPVFVSIGAWLLLRERVTRRMAAGIAVAVGGMASMSLGDFLGGVAVGPRPLYGNALALAGAVAAAGYVLAGRSLRQRISLIPYVTVVYGVCVVVLLAFVLVAGHPLTGYPAREWLLFAGLAVGPGLLGHTVLNWALAHLESSVVSVSLLGEPVGATLLAFALLSETPTPVTIAGGCVVLAGIYVTATAART
- a CDS encoding ATP-binding protein, encoding MDRRTVVAFVGEDPSASERVSRAVDAVWGGPSGPELRAFVPTDLDDDRGGEDPLNETCGVVVTAAAATEDRVTERLAALPSNVPVIALVEDATPTAVRALLAADADDIVDAGDWGSDPDEIDATHPLAERLASRLDPDRVRLGSDDVARLSEVLLDAGTTLMSTRTDEVGTKIEWTMENVGEHAGLDRIVCYREDGGQFVPAYGWCPDGSEPEPRPFEEFPDPEQLSTFGNVARGSVPAGNADGEGGEVRVAESPATVHVPLVVDWELSGIVAFESDDPRAWTDDEVDLYRTLGDLIAHTIARNDRRTALRRQAEQLEQFSAVVSHDLRNPLNVISGYLSLSEDELSPSRYDAMSGAVDRMETLIDDLLMLARRGEAIGETEPVPIAAVAEEAWGSVRAPDATLTIADEVGRVEADPGRLRQALENLFRNAIDHGGPEVSIEVGPLTADGGVGGMYVADDGPGIPVELADTVFDSGVSSADSSGIGLAIVDRIVDAHEWDIEARNDDGAVFELTFGADATRLASP
- a CDS encoding SRPBCC family protein — protein: MPTYRRTTRVPAPIEDVWEFHSTVDGLRELTPDWMRLRVDGVEGPDGSPDPEVLVAGSEIAMSIRPFGAGPRQRWTSRIVERDPDGATPPERSARFVDEMEGGPFRRWEHTHAFYADGDETLLVDTVAYRLPLGPLGDAVGPMAKVGFEGMFRDRHRRTVERFAEN